The nucleotide sequence TATTATATGTTGGGGCTTTGATATTTAAGTAGACTCTAACTGTGTTCTATGAGTCCAACACGGAAGACATGTACTCTAGAAAAAACACTCTGGGTTGATTTCACCCTGAAAATGTAGCTGTGTAGCTCTGTACATTACCCcagtaataaatatgaaatcaaatgtttgatttagaaaaaaagaagcagattCTGTTTAATGTTTAGGCTATTTAGTTTGGGGAGCAggttctatatatatatatagatgttGCCTTGACTGTTTTTGTCTCATAGAATATAACATGGGATGTTAGCCTGTCTGCTCCATACATATGCTTTTGCTGCCAGAAGGTCTGGAGGAAGCTGTGTTACTGTAAAAAGGGGAGGGATATGAGCAAATCCCATTCCATGGGCACCCCATTTCAGATTTGCTGTATACAGTAGGCCTGCTACCGCGTGGAACCTGCAGTGGCAAAGCGCTATCTCTGATGAAAGAGGCAGGCCACGGGTCCTGATTCTTTCCCCCAAGCTTCTGGACTGAAGCCCGATCTAGCCTTCCTCAGAGAGCCAACGTGGGACTCCAGGGATAAATAGCGTGGAGCTTTTCATTTTCAACGGTCTGGGCAGCACATTTTCAAAGGTTAACAGATTAGCTTTGCCGCCGCCCTCTATGTCCAAGCCCTTTTTCatcagtggggggaaaaaaaaactgcaagggTTATTTAAACTTTTGGAGTGGGTCACAGAAACAAGAAAGGAGAGTGGACTGGTGAACGGCCGCCTTCAGCCATATGGCAGTATGCATGATCTTACAAAACTCTTTTGGAATAAGAACATTTTTCTGGATCTAAAAGACAGCATGCATTGTTCAGGCCCAagtgaataaaatgtgtttttagaaAATCAATGTTGTTCTGTGAGTTCCTCTCCATTGCCATTTGTTGAAGCTGGGATTTGGAAAAGCAGGTATCGTGGCAGGCTGGGGCTTAATGAAGCCGCCAACACTTTGAACAAAAGGAATGATTCCTTATTGTCCTTTCTCCCCCTATGGAAATGCTCTTCTTCCCTCAGCTTTTTTCCTCATTGTTTATTACTCTTAGATTCAGGTTTATTTTTACACCTCTGTATGGGTAGGCTACGGTTATGAGACTCCCAATAATGCCGGTGTTTACTCTCCGATGAGGCCTCTAAATCCCAGAAGTCCCGCGGTGCCGTGTCTCCATGGCAGCGGCCCGTGGGCCCACCGGCCGCTGTGTACAGAacagcactgtaaacacacagccgTGTGAGTGCAGACTTGGGCACCTGAAGCCAACGCTCACTCCAGAGCCGTGCTCTCCGAATATCGCTCAGCGCATAAGCAGCGCTGCCTCAGTGTAGGCAGTTACGGCTGGACTTAGATTCAGTTTATTATTACGAAGTATTAGACACGTCTctaatatatttgtgtttttgttttaatattgaaaCAAAGATGACAGTTAGAATttgttttcagcttttatttttcctcccagATAGATGAACGATATTTAAAAAGACAGGGATTTTATTTTAGTCGGTTGATCAGGGATGCAGCAGCAGCTAGGTCTACGATTCAGTGAGGCGGTGGGGGTAGTTGTTACCGGTGTCCTGGCGGGGGCGCCAGCGAGTCGGTGTGTGAGTCTCATTCGGCCCCAGGGCTCCGGAGTCTCGAGGGACTGCAGATCAGAGCTCTTTGCGGCTAGGCCTGCTTAGCATTCCTCTCACACGCGCTGAAGGGAGCCGCATTAAATTGGGATCAGGCAGATTAGAGTCTAATATACCGGGCTATTAAAGGCTGCAAATGAGAGCGATGGGTTACAGCCTGGGCTGGGGCGTGCTTGCTGGAGCCTCAGCTTTCCTGTGTGCCCACACAGACTACAACTACCAccagactgcccccccccccccccccccccccaaaagctgGACATATATGGGCAGGGCAAGGGTCTGTTTCCTGAATTCTTTACTGGTGAATATTCATGTTGTTCAAACTGTGTCTGAAATGCaccttttgttttcagttgcaCAGCTGCACCGGAGTAGTGTGTTGTGCCTTGCACTATATATACTCAGACATTTGTTTGCTGCGGTATGTTGCTAGTGTTTCAGCTAGAATTTGGCAGGATAAAAGCTCGGCATTGAGCGCATTGCTGATACCCTCAGGggtcatttgtgaatgaaaGCGGTTTATAGGGACTTTATTgtaatttctctctttctcttaaaTGTCTTTGAAATTGTCTTGAAATTGTCTCTTCTTGTCTTATTTACTGAGGCATTAAACATTTGTGCTTGTTGTTGATATACTAACATTCTCTCTAACAGAATGTGTACCGAAGTGTCTGATAAAATTATATATCACTTTTTGTCACTTaccccccctactcccccccccccccccccattcccacctCTATAGACACCCCCTTTTCCCGCTGCTTGCCCTGCTGTTTGAGAAGTGTGAGCAGGCCACACAGGGGTCGGAGTGCATCACCTCCGCCAGCTTTGACGTGGACATCGAGAACTTTGTCCACCAGCAGGAGCAGGACCACAAGCCCTTCTTTAGCGAGGACCCCGAGCTGGACAACCTGGTCAGTCCTGCCTTCTGCCTGAATTTAAACACCTCAACTCTCACGATACCCCCTGCTGGTGGCAGGGGGGTACAGCCACATCACCCCTGCGCAGCACTGAGCTCTGCTGCTAGTGTGATCTTATGCTTAGCCTCCTGAACGAGCCCTGCGGTGCGCTAAGCCCTGCAGACAAGCAGGGCAACTCAAAAAGTCTAGGGGATGGCATTAAAGAGCGGGCTGTGCGCtctgtcttttcctctcttcctctcccactATTCCCCTACCCATCTCTCCTCGAGCCTTCCTCCCTCCGTGACAGCTAACTGTAATTAGAAAttaggggagagagggaggggggggaggggggggggggaaaggtcaGCGTTCGTCATTACGGGGGCGCTCGGCCGACAAGTGGCGAGCAGTCAATTACCCGCGCATCTGTGTGCTTTACGATGCGGCGGTCACGGGCGGCCTCCGCGCGCCGTAACTCTCGGCCAGGACAGTTATAGCGGGCGCCCGGGCGCCGGGGCAGAGATGGCACCGGGCCCTGATTAAATGAACTGCGGTAATTGGCAGATTTATCCCCTCCTTGGCGAAGCGGTTTACCGCCCATTCCCGTGCCCTTGAGTGCTGACTTTGAGAGTGCACCGTGGGCAAAACAGCAGAAGGGCGGGTTCAAAAAGCCAGCCCCCTGATTAAAAGCCGGTCACCCACTGCTGGGCTCAAATCTCGCAGAATGTCAAGCAGGGCCCGGAGTTGAGGGGCCCGAAATGGCCTCTGAGGGAAACGTCTGTTCCGCCCACACACTGATAACGACTTTGACTATCTGGCTCTGCGAATTATAAAAGTGCACGCAGAGAGCAGAAAAAGGTAAATGTGAATTATATTAGGACAGATTTATTAAGATGCGTTTTTTATTGAGATTGAATATGAAcgaattcatttttttgattCGATTTGATTAccgtaacattttatttaaaaagaaataaaatgttcgTGTTCATAGCATGAATGtgcttctgttctgtttaaTATAACTTTGTGAATGACTTTCCTGAGTATTATCGACTTAACTTCAAATGAAAGATTAGGATTGTCACCAGAGGCTGCTCTGTGACCAGAACTGTTGAATTAAGTAACCAGAGGGTAGGAAAGTAATGTTAACGGGTTGGCCTATGGCTGATACCTTTGGGATACCCACGTTTCATGTGACAAGTACCTAAATTCCCATATAGTACAGACCCGAAAGCAGTGACAGGAGAGTGCAAGTTCATAAACCTCAGAATGGGTGGCGCTGTCATGCAATGTCAGTTGCTCACTGACAGAACACGCATAATGGTTTCAAGCTATCAATAATTTACAGTACACTGTATCTCCACACACTCTGAGGTTCACGGACCCTCACTTGCCTATCAGTACCTTCAAAGACAGTAAGCAAGAGCGCCCCCTTCTGTCCTCTTAGATGGTGAAGGCCATCCAGGTGTTGCGGATCCACCTGCTAGAGCTGGAGAAGGTGAACGAGCTCTGCAAAGACTTCTGCAACCGTTACATCACCTGCCTAAAGACCAAGATGCACAGCGACAACCTGCTGAGGAACGACCTGGGTGGGCCCTACTCCCCCTCGCAAACCTCCCTGAGCCTGCAGCAGGTGAGACAGCGCCACCTTTCTGTATGGCTGACAGATGACACCACACTAGCATAAAAACTTCTGTCTTACAGGCACGCCTTCACACCAGATCCATATTACACCTCAACTGAAATCATTTTGAACATCTGTGAATAATGTTGACTCTCGATTAAAGACAAAGTCATCTGTGCACTTGTGACAAGCTTCGCTGAATTAATCAGCTGTCTCTCAACCTCATTGTATACTCTTAGCACCAGAGTAAACTTGCCAAGTGTTGTCCGTCTATGTAACTTTAGGAAAGCTACTGGTTTTACTCTTGTTAGTTTCCATGGAGTTCACCTGAGAAATCAGAGACCGAGCACAAAAGCTTCTTGAGCGAGTGTTGCCTGTCTTACTGATCCTCCTGTCTGTTGAAAAGATGTAAGTAGTGCTGTATATATGCAGGTGTGATGGCTACACAGCTTCTGAAGAGCCTAACATCTCACCTGCTCTCTGACTCCGCCTCCATAGCATCCAGGCTCTGAATGTTCTCTGATAGGCTCCCAGTGAGGAAGTGAGAGGGTGGGGATTAGCATAAGCAAAGGCAATGTCATTCCTCAGCACTCAAGGCCTCTTTGAGAGTCTGTTGTAGCTTACAGTTCATATGTTTGGGCAGACAGACCCAACAGGCTGATGGGTAACTTTTATGCTGTTGTTTCCGCCATGTCGCCACATCTCCCTGCGCCCGTTTCCACAGCAACCATGCATCTGATTGGCGCTGTGCGATAGACGCAAATTATCAGAAGGAagggtgaggagagagagagagagagacagtgacagcAAGCAGAGAAATCGGACTGAGAGAAGGGGATTGAGAAGGGGTGGAGGAGAAGGGAGATGTCAATTGGCTGATGAGTTTCGGTGCCCCGGCAAGTTCAGacgcacatttaatttttaataggtaattttccagaaaataacAAGGAGGAAGTTAATGAGATGGAAATCCTGCCTGGCGCCTGCTCGCCGGTGGATTTCTCATCCCTCTGGAAGGCAGGCGCGGACTGTAGGCTGGTGATCAGGGCGAGCTCGCGGTCGGGACGCGGGCGTCGCGTCAGGGGTGAGGGCAGCGCGGGAGGAACGGGCTCGTCTCTCCTCGCCGTCCTCTCCGGCTCTCTCCCGCCGTTCCTACGGCTCGGCTGAACGGCTAGCGATCCGCTATTAGCCGCGAAGGCCGCGGCTGTCGATTTCAGCGTCCGCCGATGCGAGGAGCTGACGCTGGGCGCAAAGGCGTAAGAATGCACAGCGGTGGGACCAGCCCGTCTGCACTCAGCATTTACATACAGAACTCGACAGCATCCAGCACTGTGCCAAGCCTGGACTGGAACGCCCCTTGCGTCTTAGTCTCCACTGTGCAACCTGTGAGCTGAGCCACAAATTCTGGAAATCCGTGCAGGGTTTTCCTTTATCTTATTTACGCCTTGTTCTACTGAGAGGACTCTGAGCCTAACCGTGTGACACATAACTCAGGTTGGTTGAATTATACAGAATGAGGaattgcattctgggaggcACTGACAGGCACGTCTTGTGTCAGCTGGAGCTCAGAGCTGCTCTTTCAGGGAAGGGTTTTGGGTAGGAATTTCTGGCAGTTTCTGCAGGTGTCATCCTATGTTTTGGAGTCTTGCTCACGCTCCTCTTTTGAGACAGCCTTTGGCAATACTGAGCTAATGACTTGTGTTTGGTTGACTTGGTAGGtagcacaaatgcatttttgatttttcGATCTCCTGGTGCATAGTGTATCCTTGACAGGAGACCTCCCGTGGACGGaatattgtttatgtttatggtGTTCGGCTAGCGGCGCACGGGATTGTGGGATCTGTTCCCCCGCTAGTGTCTCAAATGAAGCGCAACGGGGCCCACGGTAACTACAGAACGGGCTTTTTGGGGGCACCTCCCTGGTTTAaagccccccttccccctctctttttttctctttccaggAACTCTTGCAGAGCTCCACCCCCTCGGCGGTCTCCAGCTCCGTCAACCCCTCAGGCATCGTGGTCCCTGCCAGcgccctgcagcagggcagcgTTGCCATGACGACCATCAACTCGCAAGTGGTGTCAGGTGGGCCGGCTTCACTGGcagtctctccttcccttttccGTCTTACCTGCCCCTCGTGAAAAAAACCCCCTCCCAACCTGTGGGActagaggtgttttttttagggGAGTTCTGCAGTATCCTGTCCTCAAAAGTAAGCAGGTTTTCCATTGCCAACAGTGATACtgtatacaaataataataaagtatacTCTACTATACTTTAGGTATTAGTGCTTCTTGCAAGTGGTTAAGTGCTACTGAATTAACTcagtatacacacagtacatcaTTCCTGCATctggattgatttttttgtgcTAACGCAGCAACTGTAACTGGGGGACTGCATCATTTATGGAATAAAGACACACGTGCCCCAGACACTGCCCTCTGTGACCACGGTCTTTTGTCAACCAGGTGGAACGTTGTATCAGCCGGTAACCATGGTGACATCGCAGGGGCAGGTGCTAACCCAGGCTTTGCCGCAAGGGACCATCCAGATCCAAAACGCACAGGTGAGGGGTGACTTtcaccttccccctcccctcctcagaTCCCCTAAACCCCCGCTCGCCCACTCCCTCCGTTCCCTTGAGGAGATACAGGAAACTTAGCGTCTGAAGCTCTGAAGAGCTCGTAAAGCCAAACGGTGACTCTAACGAGCACTGCATTTTGCCCCCCAAAAAAgacccccccccgaccctccTGTCACATTGGAGCGTCACCCACCAGGGAGGCGACCCACAGGCACCCCGGCGTCAGGCTCAGACCTCGGGCAGGAAGCTGAGGCTGCCGCTGACGTTCGGCAGTCAGGGAGTCTGGCGGGAGGATCCCGTGTTTGACAGACAGCAGCGGGTCTCGGCGAAAGCGCCAGGACCGCGCCGGGGCCGCGCGCTACACGCGGGCGGGGAATAGCACACAGCCCGCAGCTACGTCCCCGACAAGCGCCTGGTAATGACACCCCGGCTCCGCGCTGCCAATTAATTCAGCCCGCTTCCTGGAACATGCATTCCCAGGgctgagggggcaggggggagggattTCCACGTGACACCCCAGCTGCAATGGTAATGAGGGCTGTTTTTATGTgcgattattatttatttattttaccatcaGCGGGGAGCTGTTTTTCAGAACTTTGCCTCGCCAGTGTCTGCATGAAATTAATTACGCTTATTCTTAAaatggatatttatttatttatttacttgcttatttttttatttatgcggGCCCTCATTTGCCCCTTTTTAAGACTGTGCAGGGCAATGTTAGCCATTTTCTCTCCCTAAGCGGCCATATTTTGCACCTTCAAACAATTTACATTGTTGTAGCCACAGAtggattattaaaaatgtatgaattctTCTTACATAAAAATGCTCTTCTCAgcgcacatacagtacacagaaaaatgtttgtcatGTACGGAGGGACGAAAAATACTTCCAATTAGGAAGTAGTCATCCCATGCAGCCGTTATTTCGCACTTTGAATCTACACCTAGCGGTGCCATGGAAAGATATGGCATGGTCCCATTGCACTATTATTATCTTGGGGAAGCAGGCAATGGTGTGAGAATCCAAACTGGCATGCAGTGCAGATGGCTTTTGAAAAGGCTTGAAATGAGCCCTCTTAGGCCTGTATAAATGGGTTGTGTTGGTACAGCTCCCCGCTGTGTTGCTGTATCCGTAGGTTTCACACACAGAATGGTGCGTGTTCCAGACAGAGTTCGGCCAGAAAGATCCACGCAGGTCTTTCGACACTCCGGATTAAGTTATTTTAAAGAAGCACCCACGTACTTACCAAAACTAATGAATCACTGCTAAGAAATGTGGCTACCATTCAGCTGTGGATAGTGCCATTTTCTCAACTTGACCCACATTCATGAACCTGTATTACAGTACAGAATTGGTCAAGTGACTACAAAAAGTTTACAGTATAGGTGACTACAAGAAAGTTTTACAGTATACACAAGTCTAAGACGGGTTTTGGTAAAAAGACTGCTGATAGAAGTTATTTTAtacatgtgttttttattgaatgtgaaTGACTGttctttcatttcacattttaatatcaacccagggaaaataaaagatttgttgctatggtgatgcACGGTCTGGTAGCGAGAGAAGATAGAACCCGCCTGTTGTCACCGTGGCAACGCTTAGGCCTCCTTCCTCTGCTCTCTTCTCAGGTAAACCTGGACCTCTCCGCACTGCTGGACAACGACGATAAGAAATCGAAAAACAAGCGGGGGGTCCTGCCGAAGCACGCCACCAACATCATGCGCTCCTGGCTCTTCCAGCACCTCATGGTGAGGTGACAGAAGCGGcgtggggggttgtgggtggggACAGTCATAGGTGTTGAGTTGATTCCATCTGGATAATTGGACTGGCTTTCTCAAGCACCATAATAACATGTTGTCTTCCCTAATTGTTTACTGAAGTAGCCATAAATGTAACAAGgacaataactttatttttactttaagaATCTGGCAAAATTTAACTTGGTGAAGTTCAGATGCACTTTAACTAATGTTGGCTTAGTTGTTCACAGTGCACAGTAGTATAATTTAGTTAGTAGAAGTTAGTAGTTCAGTTTCCTGATGTAAAAGACATCAGGGAATTTTATTTGCCATGAAATTGTAAATAATGAGCTGGCTGATGAAagattttcataaatatgtttttgctttCCGACCTTAGCACCCGTACCCTACAGAGGATGAGAAGAGACAGATCGCAGGACAAACTAATCTCACTCTGCTACAGGTCAACAACTGGTAAGTGTCCACAAGGCTATACCAGACCGCTACAATGTAAAATTGTACAGTGTTACTCCAGACAAAGTTAAAGATGATcgtttttttgctgttatattcTTTGCGGCCTTCGTCggttttttacttttcattgtTGTATTGATAGCAGCATGGCTCCATCTACTGGTTGAATAATGTTATTGCATTACTGCTTTGTGTTTCACTGCTGTTCTGTTCGTTTCAAGGATGCTCTGAAACATTGGAGTGCATGAAAACTGCTTTACATCCGACACTTATGTAAGGGTGcattgtgtgtatataatgAAAGGAGTATCTTTGTCACAGCCAcatctcgctctctttctctctctctccctgctctctcgctctctctctgtttctctctctctccttgctctctctctcgctgttgCTCTCTCCTtgttcctcttctctctttatCATATCATTCACATCACCTCACTCCCTTTCCCCTggcctctttctccctctgtttcactcttcatcttcctctttcCATTCTCTCCCCTTATCTCTCTCccttatttttctctctccacccctcccttctgtccctctctcttttttatctCCCATCATTCTgtccctccctttttctcttctcCATATCtcttcactctccctccctctctccctctctcgcctcTGTCTCTCCGCTCTCTGctgcctcttcctccctcctccccccctccctccctgttcaGGTTCATTAACGCCCGCAGACGAATCTTGCAGCCCATGCTGGACGCCAGTAACCCTGACCCAGCGCCCAAGGCTAAGAAGATGAAGTCTCAGCACCGGCCGACCCAGCGCTTCTGGCCTGACTCCATTGTAGCCGGTGTCCTCCAGACGCACGGAGCGCACTCAGCCAACAACTCCGACAGTCAGTCTCTCCCTTCAGTCGCAGCTTTTAGTGCCAGCACCCTGTTTCTGTCCTACCTGGTCCCATAATCACACTTACGTCTCATCTGTAACTTCAGTTACTGTGTAATCAGTaaagtcacttcctgtctcgtTACTTCCTCACCCATAACCTTGATTACTGTCTCACGTATAACCTCAGTCATCATTTCATATATAAGTAGTTACTATCTCTACCATAATCTCAGTTACCGTCTGGGCAAAAATCTTGATTACTGTCTCACCTCGTCATATACCCCCATCACACAGAAGAAAGAAGGAGTTTTTTTCGAGACGGCTTCGATACCGCActtatgtctgtgtgaacacGTTGCGACGGCTTTTAAAATACCGCATCGAAAACGCCTCTCCCAGTGTTTTCGAGGCGCCTCGGCTACCGCATTTCTCCTGTGGGAACGGAAAGCAGCATCGACGACTGCTTTCTGAGAGGCGTTCAAATTAAGTTACAGATCTGCGTTCACACGCACCTATCTCTCAACCGAAAAAATGGCATACAGAGGAAATACCTGGACCCACATTGTAAATGCATTGAGAATGCGAAAACTAATAACATAACAAATGCGACCACTTGCACttcaaaatgtaacatgtttgtttgattgttttgccGGAAATTACAAGAAGATTGCaacgaaaataaataacaagtaacgTTATAGCTT is from Anguilla anguilla isolate fAngAng1 chromosome 9, fAngAng1.pri, whole genome shotgun sequence and encodes:
- the pknox2 gene encoding homeobox protein PKNOX2 isoform X2; translated protein: MMQHVSPAPALTMMATQSVPPPSYQESQQMTGTTQQNSKAQPVHIPASSAAGATPVSVTLDPQAQLESDKRAVYRHPLFPLLALLFEKCEQATQGSECITSASFDVDIENFVHQQEQDHKPFFSEDPELDNLMVKAIQVLRIHLLELEKVNELCKDFCNRYITCLKTKMHSDNLLRNDLGGPYSPSQTSLSLQQELLQSSTPSAVSSSVNPSGIVVPASALQQGSVAMTTINSQVVSGGTLYQPVTMVTSQGQVLTQALPQGTIQIQNAQVNLDLSALLDNDDKKSKNKRGVLPKHATNIMRSWLFQHLMHPYPTEDEKRQIAGQTNLTLLQVNNWFINARRRILQPMLDASNPDPAPKAKKMKSQHRPTQRFWPDSIVAGVLQTHGAHSANNSDNSATLAMQQAMLGGADDSMDGTEEEEEEEEDEEEEDEGMEEEDEAEEERGERGRRLHSAAIRDLGLEHNEGLE
- the pknox2 gene encoding homeobox protein PKNOX2 isoform X1, with translation MMQHVSPAPALTMMATQSVPPPSYQESQQMTGTTQQNSKAQPVHIPASSAAGATPVSVTLDPQAQLESDKRAVYRHPLFPLLALLFEKCEQATQGSECITSASFDVDIENFVHQQEQDHKPFFSEDPELDNLMVKAIQVLRIHLLELEKVNELCKDFCNRYITCLKTKMHSDNLLRNDLGGPYSPSQTSLSLQQELLQSSTPSAVSSSVNPSGIVVPASALQQGSVAMTTINSQVVSGGTLYQPVTMVTSQGQVLTQALPQGTIQIQNAQVNLDLSALLDNDDKKSKNKRGVLPKHATNIMRSWLFQHLMHPYPTEDEKRQIAGQTNLTLLQVNNWFINARRRILQPMLDASNPDPAPKAKKMKSQHRPTQRFWPDSIVAGVLQTHGAHSANNSDSSLAMDNLQPLSSDSATLAMQQAMLGGADDSMDGTEEEEEEEEDEEEEDEGMEEEDEAEEERGERGRRLHSAAIRDLGLEHNEGLE
- the pknox2 gene encoding homeobox protein PKNOX2 isoform X3, whose product is MTGTTQQNSKAQPVHIPASSAAGATPVSVTLDPQAQLESDKRAVYRHPLFPLLALLFEKCEQATQGSECITSASFDVDIENFVHQQEQDHKPFFSEDPELDNLMVKAIQVLRIHLLELEKVNELCKDFCNRYITCLKTKMHSDNLLRNDLGGPYSPSQTSLSLQQELLQSSTPSAVSSSVNPSGIVVPASALQQGSVAMTTINSQVVSGGTLYQPVTMVTSQGQVLTQALPQGTIQIQNAQVNLDLSALLDNDDKKSKNKRGVLPKHATNIMRSWLFQHLMHPYPTEDEKRQIAGQTNLTLLQVNNWFINARRRILQPMLDASNPDPAPKAKKMKSQHRPTQRFWPDSIVAGVLQTHGAHSANNSDSSLAMDNLQPLSSDSATLAMQQAMLGGADDSMDGTEEEEEEEEDEEEEDEGMEEEDEAEEERGERGRRLHSAAIRDLGLEHNEGLE